Part of the Perognathus longimembris pacificus isolate PPM17 chromosome 1, ASM2315922v1, whole genome shotgun sequence genome, TGTTCTCATAAGAATTTCTTATATGATTCGAGGTAAAATTAGACAAAACAAGTAGGGATGTCGTTTTCTTTACAGGGTTATAAGGATAAATAAgctaaaatttgagaaaaatcttGGTAGGATGCTGCCATCTCTTATTATTCAGCTGGAGACCACATAATTGAAACAGCAAGTGATTTCAGCTGAGTGCCGAACGTTTCATTGGCTTACCTTGTTTCCTTGTGTAAGTATATAAAATACTACTTTAAAAATTAGAGGCTGCACTCGCGCAGTTAGGCTTCATGGCTTCCTGTCTTTCCATGGCGTCTTTCCGCCTCGCGGTGCCCCCCACCCGGCCAGTACACAGTTCTTGCTACCCGCCCCGCCCAGGTGGCTTGCTGTTCCTTTGAAATGGCCCATGTCACCTTCTGTTTCCTCCTGTCATGTTTCCCTCTCTGCCGGGTGAGGGCCCTGAGCTCATGCTGGCATAGCTGAAGCTCATTCTCCAGGGGCAACACGGGCGACACCGGTGACACCCGCCAGCTCCCGAGCCGAGCCGCGCTCCTTGAGCCCTGCCGGCACAGGTTTTCCTCCTGGGCCTGCTCCTCCCTGCCCGCTGCCCTGCACGGTCCTGGGGCAGCGTCTGGAGCTGGCGCATCGTCTAGCCCATGGTTCTGGTTCCTGTCCCTCAGTGACAGAGAGCACTGAGAACTCCCAGTCACCTTCAGAGTCTCAAAGGCTCTGGAAAACCGCCAGTGGAGGTGTTCGCAGCTGCTGCCGCCGCGCCAGCACCGCTCTCCGACGCCAGCGCCGCCTCTCGTTCGCCGAGCTCCAGCCGAAGGAGAGGGGGGGTAAGGCCTCTCTTATACCATGGCTCGTACCAAGCAGACTGCCCACAAGTCCACCGGTGGTAAAGCACCCAGGAAACAACTGGCAACAAAAGCCGCTCGCAAGAGTGCACCCTCCACTGGAGGGGTGAAGAAACCCCATCGTTACAGGCCTGGTACTGTGGCACTTTGTGAAATTAGATGCTACCAGAAGTCCACTGAACTTCTGATTCGCAAGCTCCCTTTCCAGCATCTGGTGCGAGAAATTGCTCaggacttcaaaacagatctGCGCTTCCAGAGCGCAGCTATTGGTGCTTTGCAGGAGGCAAGTGAGGCCTATCTGGTTGGCCTTTTTGAAGATACCAATCTGTGTGCTATCCATGCCAAACGTGTAACAATTATGCCAAAAGATATCCAGCTAGCACGCCGCATACGTGGAGAACGTGCTTAAGAATCcatttaagggggctggggatatagcctagtggcaagagtgcctgcctcggatacatgaagccctaggttcaattccccagcaccacatatacagaaaacg contains:
- the LOC125358081 gene encoding histone H3.3A-like; translation: MARTKQTAHKSTGGKAPRKQLATKAARKSAPSTGGVKKPHRYRPGTVALCEIRCYQKSTELLIRKLPFQHLVREIAQDFKTDLRFQSAAIGALQEASEAYLVGLFEDTNLCAIHAKRVTIMPKDIQLARRIRGERA